Proteins from a genomic interval of Chanos chanos chromosome 3, fChaCha1.1, whole genome shotgun sequence:
- the tmem108 gene encoding transmembrane protein 108: MKRSLPYLPRQLLNVLVILALPVGLLSSTHELYTSQNPQDPVSMATSSRPFPTLSSELPGWQEGSSGVLLPTQERTSLTARIQPAAITTESPLGWARLLTPGPVTATTAHTTVVREVDPVNRVPVTSSVFRDQSKSPSPAPEETVRGNANRTSTDLIDTADQAQTPVIRDRANASSPLNASGSDPLGSSSKKQPGPSGLVSANQSRGHGPVISVLSGTDLEQRVVGTSSTVSAHPGLRSQRGNALHEGSLVLTATGGTMEQSLEKPTSPSQLQHLSSSSPSPSMSPSSLSSSATLDSNVREHRSATAKIVQHHTITQRDLTEEDPTQETGKVLKLLPRAPLPNSASPSPPSTISVLGPTNRGSATLESVTVDARDASATREVPVNSFADSLANVTDSVPGGPVNGSISGFPQANGSDASESSSAGSGSFHNRLVPATTHGPWGPRNQSGPASDHSHSRATICLEKMDIVWVVLAISVPVSSCSVLLTVCCMRKKKKSASQENNLSYWNNAITMDYFNRHAVELPREIQSLGTTEEQEACLPPNGDYSDSGVVLVNPFCQETLFINRDKASDI, from the exons atgttcTAGTGATCCTGGCACTCCCAGTGGGGCTACTGTCCTCTACACATGAGCTTTACACCAGTCAGAACCCCCAGGACCCCGTTTCCATGGCGACAAGCAGCAGACCCTTCCCCACATTGTCTTCAGAGCTCCCTGGTTGGCAGGAGGGTTCCAGCGGTGTCCTCCTGCCCACACAGGAGAGGACTTCCTTGACTGCCAGAATCCAGCCCGCCGCCATCACCACAGAAAGTCCTCTTGGCTGGGCCCGGCTACTGACCCCTGGCCCAGTAACCGCGACGACAGCCCACACAACCGTGGTGAGAGAGGTAGATCCTGTCAATCGTGTTCCAGTGACCAGTTCTGTGTTCAGAGACCAGAGCAAATCACCTAGTCCTGCCCCTGAAGAGACAGTCAGAGGTAACGCCAACAGAACCAGCACGGATTTGATCGATACAGCAGACCAGGCCCAGACTCCAGTCATCAGAGACAGGGCCAATGCCTCAAGCCCTCTCAACGCAAGTGGGTCGGACCCTCTCGGTTCGTCCAGCAAAAAGCAGCCCGGGCCTTCTGGTTTGGTGAGCGCAAACCAGAGCCGAGGACATGGTCCTGtaatctctgttctctcagggACTGACCTGGAACAACGGGTGGTGGGGACCAGTAGCACAGTATCTGCCCACCCTGGGCTTCGTAGTCAGAGAGGAAACGCCTTACACGAGGGGTCGCTGGTGCTCACTGCAACTGGAGGTACCATGGAACAGAGTCTGGAGAAGCCCACCAGTCCCAGCCAGCTTCAGCACCTATCTTCGTCATCTCCATCTCCTTCGATGTCACCCTCTTCTCTGTCGTCCTCTGCCACCCTGGACAGCAACGTCAGGGAGCACCGTTCTGCCACTGCAAAGATCGTTCAGCACCATACCATCACCCAGCGTGACTTGACCGAGGAAGACCCCACCCAGGAGACAGGGAAGGTACTTAAGCTTTTGCCCCGAGCTCCGTTGCCAAATTCAGCCTCTCCCTCGCCCCCCAGCACGATCTCTGTTCTTGGCCCTACAAACCGGGGCAGCGCCACCCTCGAGAGTGTGACCGTTGACGCAAGAGATGCGAGCGCCACGCGCGAGGTTCCCGTAAACTCATTTGCGGACTCTTTGGCTAACGTCACGGACTCCGTGCCCGGCGGCCCCGTTAACGGTAGCATTTCGGGATTCCCGCAGGCAAACGGCTCGGACGCTTCCGAATCCTCTTCTGCGGGCAGTGGCAGCTTCCACAACCGACTGGTGCCTGCCACGACCCATGGCCCCTGGGGACCGAGAAACCAGTCAGGCCCTGCTTCAGACCACTCGCACTCACGCGCCACCATCTGCCTGGAGAAGATGGACATTGTGTGGGTGGTGCTAGCCATTAGTGTGCCTGTCTCCTCCTGCT CCGTGCTGCTGACAGTGTGCTgtatgaggaagaagaagaaatccgCCAGCCAAGAAAATAACTTGAGCTACTGGAACAATGCCATCACCATGGACTATTTCAACAGGCATGCCGTGGAACTGCCGCGAGAGATCCAGTCGCTGGGCACTACAGAG GAGCAGGAGGCGTGCCTGCCTCCTAATGGAGACTACAGCGACAGCGGTGTGGTTCTGGTGAACCCTTTCTGCCAAGAGACGCTCTTCATCAACAGAGACAAGGCCTCCGACATCTAA
- the cdv3 gene encoding protein CDV3 homolog produces MADVATTGVEKSLDDFFAKRDKKKKKEKGKAKESGSGTTPAAVKKTKKEKEKSTKNENQDAQVEKEDEEWKDFEQKEVDYSGLRLQALQISDEKEEEEYEKEEVGEDGEIILVSGDKVCGPWNKAGPTPTPAAAPVEEVEVPEPKPAGVYRPPGARLTTTRRGPSQGPPEIFSDTQFPSLQATAKHVETRKDREMEKTFEVVKHKNRIREGEGGPTTQHLQLDNQYAILGDK; encoded by the exons ATGGCGGATGTTGCAACGACCGGTGTGGAGAAAAGTCTAGATGATTTCTTCGCCAAGCgagataaaaagaagaagaaagagaagggcaAGGCCAAGGAATCCGGATCTGGGACTACCCCAGCTGCTGtgaaaaagactaaaaaagaaaaagaaaaatcgacgaaaaatgaaaatcaagacGCTCAAGTTGAAAAG gaGGATGAGGAATGGAAGGACTTTGAGCAGAAAGAGGTGGACTACAGCGGACTCAGGCTGCAGGCTCTGCAGATCAG tgatgagaaagaggaggaggagtatgAGAAAGAGGAGGTTGGTGAGGATGGAGAGATCATTCTAGTGAGTGGAGATAAAGTCTGCGGACCCTGGAACAAAGCTGGTCCCACACCCACCCCCGCCGCCGCTCCAGTGG AGGAAGTGGAGGTGCCTGAGCCGAAGCCCGCAGGAGTGTACCGACCCCCAGGAGCCCGACTAACCACCACTAGGAGGGGTCCATCACAGGGACCCCCCGAAATCTTCAGTGACACCCAGTTCCCTTCTCTTCAGGCCACAGCCAAGCATGTGGAGACTCGCAA ggacCGAGAGATGGAGAAGACATTCGAAGTGGTCAAACACAAAAACCGTAtcagggagggggagggaggaccCACCACACAGCATTTACAGTTGGACAACCAGTACGCCATCCTGGGAGACAAGTAA
- the vps41 gene encoding vacuolar protein sorting-associated protein 41 homolog, translating to MSEVEEQEKRPTEESTDDSEEEDSEEEPKLKYERLANGVSEILQKDAASCMTVHDKFLALGTHFGKVFLLDIQGNVTQKFDVSPVKINQISLDESGEHVGICSEDGKVQVFGLYTREGFHETFDCPIKVVALHPQFSKSNNKQFVTGGNKLLLYERNWLNRWKTSVLHEGEGTITNVKWRANLIAWANNVGVKIYDFSTKQRITNVLRDNTSLRPDMYPCSLCWKDNTTLIIGWGNAVKICVVKERDPMEMRDLPSRYVEIVSAFETEFFISGLAPLADQLVTLYYVKENSEQMEEEFRARPRLDIIQPLPESCEEISSDALTVRHYQENECRDYRLEHAEGESLFYIISPKDIVLAKERDQDDHIDWLLDKKKYEEALMAAEISHKNIKRHDVQKIGMSYINHLVEKGDYDTAARKCQKVLGKNMDLWENEVYRFKTIGQLKAISQYLPRGDLRLRPAIYEMILHEFLKTDYEGFATLIREWPGELYNNMTIVQAVDSHLKKDPKNSTLLTILAELYTYDQRYDRALEIYLKLRHKDVYQLIHKHNLFSSIEDKIVLLMDFDTEKAVDMLLDNEDKISTDRVVEELKDRPELLHVYLHKLFKRDHHKGQKYHERQISLYAEYDRPNLLPFLRDSTHCPLEKALEICQQRNFVEETVFLLSRMGNCRQALKMIMEELEDVDKAIEFAKEQDDAELWEDLISYSIDKPPFITGLLNNIGTHVDPIILIHRIKEGMEIPNLRDSLVKILQDYNLQILLREGCKKILVADSLSLLQKMHRTQMRGVRVDEENICESCHTAILPSDTAQQFSVVVFHCRHMFHRECLPSPGTIPGAQFCNICSAKRRGPGSGFPEIKK from the exons ATGTCGGAAGTGGAGGAGCAG gaGAAGAGACCAACTGAGGAGTCCACAGATGACTCCGAG gagGAGGACAGCGAGGAGGAGCCTAAGTTGAAGTATGAGAGACTGGCCAATGGCGTGTCGGAGATCCTGCAGAAGGACGCGGCCAGCTGCATGACTGTTCACGACAAG TTCCTTGCTCTGGGCACCCACTTTGGGAAGGTTTTCCTGCTGGACATCCAGGGGAACGTGACACAGAAGTTTGATGTA AGTCCGGTGAAGATTAATCAGATCAGTTTGGATGAGAGCGGAGAGCATGTTGGCATCTGTTCAGAGGATGGGAAG GTCCAAGTTTTCGGGCTCTATACCAGAGAAGGTTTCCATGAGACTTTCGATTGCCCTATCAAG GTGGTTGCCCTACATCCTCAGTTCAGCAAATCAAACAACAAGCAGTTTGTGACAGGAGGCAACAAG TTGCTTCTGTATGAGAGGAACTGGTTGAACCGTTGGAAGACGTCTGTTCTGCACGAGGGGGAAGGCACCATCACCAACGTGAAGTGGAGAGCCAATCTGATCGCCTGGGCCAACAACGTG gGGGTGAAAATTTATGACTTCAGCACTAAGCAGCGGATCACTAACGTCCTGCGGGACAACACCAGTCTCAGACCCGACATGTATCCCTGCAGCCTGTGCTGGAAAGACAACACCACACTCATCATCGGGTGGGGCAACGCAgtcaag ataTGTGTAGTGAAAGAGAGGGACCCTATGGAAATGAGAGATCTACCCAGTCGCTATGTGGAGATcg tGTCTGCGTTTGAAACCGAGTTCTTCATCAGCGGACTGGCCCCGCTGGCTGACCAGCTGGTGACGCTGTACTACGTTAAAGAAAACTCTGAGCAAATG GAGGAAGAGTTCAGGGCACGTCCCCGTCTGGACATTATTCAGCCGTTACCGGAGAGCTGTGAGGAGATCTCCTCTGACGCGCTGACTGTCCGCCACTACCAGGAGAATGAGTGCAGAGACTACAGACTGG AACATGCTGAAGGAGAGTCCCTGTTCTACATTATCAGTCCCAAAGACATTGTCCTtgccaaagagagagatcaggatGATCACATCGACTGGCTGCTAGACAAGAAGAAAtatgag GAGGCCCTGATGGCAGCAGAGATCAgccacaaaaacattaaaagacatgACGTTCAG AAAATCGGGATGTCGTACATTAATCACCTGGTGGAGAAAGGAGACTACGACACCGCGGCCAG gAAGTGTCAGAAAGTGTTGGGGAAGAACATGGACCTCTGGGAAAATGAAGTCTACAGATTTAAAACCATCGGACAGTTGAAG gCCATTAGTCAGTATTTACCTAGAGGAGACCTGCGTCTCCGGCCAGCCATTTACGAGATGATCCTGCACGAGTTTCTGAAGACGGATTATGAA GGTTTCGCCACGCTCATTAGGGAGTGGCCCGGAGAACTTTACAACAACATGACTATTGTTCAGGCAGTGGACAGCCACCTAAAGAAGGACCCGAAAAACAGCACGCTGTTGACCATCCTGGCTGAACT ATACACGTATGATCAGCGGTATGACCGAGCACTGGAGATCTACCTGAAACTCCGACACAAAGACGTCTATCAGCTCATCCACAAACACAACCTCTTCAGCTCCATCGAGGACAAAATCGTCCTCCTCATGGACTTCGACACAGAG AAAGCTGTGGACATGCTTCTGGATAACGAAGATAAAATATCG acagacagagtggtgGAGGAACTGAAAGACAGACCAGAGCTTTTACATGTG TACTTGCATAAGCTCTTCAAGAGAGACCACCACAAGGGTCAGAAGTACCATGAGAGACAGATCAGTTTGTACGCAGAGTACGACAGACCCAACCTGTTACCTTTTCTCCGAGACAGCACCCACTGTCCACTGGAGAAG GCTCTGGAGATTTGCCAACAGAGGAACTTTGTGGAGGAGACGGTCTTCCTCCTGA GTCGCATGGGAAACTGCAGACAGGCCCTGAAGATGATCATGGAGGAGCTTGAGGACGTTGATAAGGCCATCGAGTTTGCCAAGGAACAGGACGACGCTGAACTCTGGGAAGATCTCATCTCCTACTCCATAGACAAACCCC cTTTCATCACAGGACTGCTGAATAACATTGGAACTCATGTGGATCCCATCATTCTAATCCACCGCATTAAAGAGGGCATGGAAATCCCCAACCTCAGAGACTCTCTGGTCAAAATCCTACAGGACTACAATTTACAG ATCTTGCTGCGTGAAGGCTGTAAGAAGATCCTGGTGGCagactccctttctctcctccaaaaAATGCACAGGACCCAAATGAGGGGGGTCAGGGTTGATG aggaaaacatCTGCGAATCGTGCCACACGGCGATATTACCTTCAG acacagccCAGCAGTTCAGTGTCGTAGTTTTCCACTGTCGACACATGTTCCACAGGGAATGCCTGCCTTCTCCGGGAACA ATCCCGGGCGCCCAGTTCTGTAATATTTGCAGCGCCAAGAGGAGAGGACCGGGTAGCGGATTCCCAGAGATCAAGAAGTAG